Proteins found in one bacterium genomic segment:
- a CDS encoding sodium-coupled permease, which translates to MVNKIRFIAFFIILSMFPLSAFAGEAAHIPAPHQRGLQALDWLMIGLYGFFMLGVGWYYSRKQNSTEEYFLCSRNMGSFAIGISLTASILSTISYLSKPGEMIRYGPTHLWSIIAIPLYFIPVGYLLIPAFMKFRITSAYELLEKNIGLSVRLCGAVIFILVRLSWMALLIYLSSKAVVVMLGWPSAMLSYVVIISGFIAVIYTALGGLRAVVITDLLQFLTLMVGAFLTVIIITIKMGGTGAWWPIGWQPNWQVQPLFSFDLHIRATVTGGMVYAVFYWLCTAGSDQMAIQRYLSTRNVKEARRSFLISSLAYAAIVIVLSVVGMALLGFYRILPEYQSRGDALFTGADYLFPDFIATYMPAGAAGIIVSGIFAAAMSSLDSGINSIVSIITVDFIDRFRKKIHDQSFDVRQAKYLTWGIGVAIVLMSSLMDKVPGNVTEITSKTNGLFIGPLFGLFFMALFVPFATSFGTIVGAIYGLAAAAVIAYWDVLTGDQGLSFQWITALSLVVHIAVGIPLSLIPLKGKGWRTVTGWSVLAAILLGTGFCAIVGWQV; encoded by the coding sequence ATGGTGAACAAAATCCGTTTTATTGCTTTTTTTATTATCCTGTCCATGTTTCCGCTTTCAGCGTTTGCAGGCGAGGCTGCGCACATTCCCGCGCCTCACCAGAGAGGTTTGCAGGCGCTCGACTGGCTCATGATAGGACTCTACGGCTTCTTCATGCTCGGCGTCGGCTGGTACTACTCCCGTAAACAGAACTCGACCGAGGAATATTTTCTCTGCAGCCGCAACATGGGCTCTTTCGCCATCGGCATCTCGCTGACAGCGTCCATCCTGAGCACCATCAGTTACCTGTCGAAACCAGGTGAGATGATCCGGTACGGCCCGACGCATCTCTGGTCGATTATCGCCATTCCGCTCTACTTCATACCGGTCGGGTATCTGCTGATACCGGCGTTTATGAAATTCAGGATCACGAGCGCGTACGAGCTGCTGGAAAAAAACATCGGCCTGTCCGTTCGGCTCTGCGGCGCGGTCATATTCATACTGGTCCGCCTGTCATGGATGGCGCTCCTCATCTACCTGTCGTCGAAAGCGGTCGTGGTCATGCTCGGCTGGCCATCCGCAATGCTGTCTTATGTCGTTATAATATCAGGATTTATCGCAGTCATTTATACCGCCCTCGGCGGTCTTCGCGCTGTGGTGATTACAGACCTGCTCCAATTTTTAACCCTTATGGTCGGCGCGTTCCTGACGGTTATCATAATCACCATTAAAATGGGCGGTACAGGCGCATGGTGGCCCATCGGATGGCAGCCGAACTGGCAGGTGCAGCCGCTGTTCAGCTTCGATCTTCACATCCGTGCCACCGTGACCGGCGGGATGGTCTATGCGGTTTTCTACTGGCTCTGCACCGCCGGTTCGGACCAGATGGCTATCCAGCGGTATCTTTCCACGAGAAATGTGAAGGAAGCACGCCGTTCGTTTCTCATTTCCTCGCTGGCGTATGCCGCCATAGTCATCGTGCTCTCGGTGGTCGGCATGGCCCTGCTGGGATTTTACCGGATACTACCCGAATACCAGAGCAGGGGCGATGCGCTGTTTACCGGCGCCGATTACCTTTTCCCCGATTTCATTGCAACCTACATGCCGGCGGGAGCCGCCGGGATAATTGTTTCGGGGATTTTCGCCGCGGCGATGTCAAGCCTCGATTCCGGCATCAATTCGATTGTCAGCATCATAACAGTCGATTTCATCGACCGTTTCAGGAAAAAAATCCATGACCAGAGCTTCGATGTCAGACAGGCAAAATATCTGACATGGGGCATCGGCGTCGCCATCGTTCTCATGAGCTCGCTCATGGACAAAGTGCCCGGCAATGTCACCGAGATAACGAGTAAGACCAACGGTCTGTTTATCGGCCCGCTCTTCGGTCTTTTTTTCATGGCACTGTTTGTGCCGTTCGCGACATCGTTCGGGACAATCGTCGGGGCCATATACGGTCTCGCAGCCGCGGCAGTGATCGCCTACTGGGATGTTCTGACCGGGGATCAGGGATTGAGCTTCCAGTGGATAACCGCCCTGTCGCTCGTGGTGCATATTGCAGTCGGTATCCCGCTGAGCCTGATTCCGCTGAAAGGCAAGGGCTGGCGGACGGTGACCGGGTGGAGTGTGCTTGCGGCTATTCTGCTGGGGACCGGATTTTGTGCGATCGTGGGGTGGCAGGTATAA
- a CDS encoding PKD domain-containing protein has translation MVKKMVALFSVIMILGAAHLYALERPDIEFKIFQFPPTMIPCIDGRTDDWNIVPVSYVIGTDQLSDTVKDHEMKVDPKDLDIKVRVGWVKGLNRLYFLYEAYDDYWNMYFKRGDIFEVVVDGDLSGGQFINNEQLTTWEDNHFRFKGVHAQNYHIFTPPGEGRDWCMVWGCQPWIAELPYANHAYSYNFKEGESGKLVLEFWITPFDYAPYDGPSRAVESKLTENTIIGLSWSVLDYDENNSEYEGFWNLSHKTRMDSNASCQVAFRLMPLEPKFVPAIGAQWSFEVVDMDRRLVYFKDLSQGNITSWLWDFDDGTTSNEQNPVHQYEKAGDFVVVLTVEGPAGKAQRIKVRSVAVR, from the coding sequence ATGGTAAAAAAAATGGTGGCTCTGTTTTCGGTGATCATGATTCTGGGGGCGGCACATCTGTATGCGCTCGAACGCCCTGACATTGAGTTCAAAATCTTCCAGTTCCCACCAACGATGATACCGTGCATCGACGGCAGGACGGACGACTGGAATATCGTCCCCGTAAGTTACGTCATCGGTACCGACCAGCTTTCAGACACCGTAAAGGATCACGAAATGAAAGTCGATCCGAAAGACCTCGATATCAAAGTCCGCGTCGGCTGGGTCAAGGGATTGAACCGGCTCTATTTCCTCTACGAGGCCTATGACGATTACTGGAACATGTACTTCAAGCGCGGCGATATTTTCGAGGTCGTTGTGGACGGCGATCTTTCGGGCGGGCAGTTCATCAACAACGAACAACTGACGACATGGGAAGACAACCACTTCCGGTTCAAGGGAGTGCATGCTCAGAATTACCACATTTTCACTCCGCCCGGAGAGGGCCGCGACTGGTGCATGGTATGGGGCTGCCAGCCGTGGATCGCGGAGCTCCCCTATGCCAATCATGCGTATTCATACAATTTCAAGGAAGGCGAGAGCGGAAAACTCGTCCTCGAATTCTGGATAACCCCATTTGATTACGCGCCATATGACGGCCCTTCGCGGGCAGTCGAGTCAAAGCTCACGGAGAACACCATCATCGGGCTGTCGTGGTCGGTGCTCGATTACGATGAGAACAACTCGGAGTACGAGGGATTCTGGAACCTGTCCCACAAAACGCGGATGGATTCCAACGCATCCTGCCAGGTCGCCTTCAGGCTCATGCCGCTCGAACCAAAATTCGTTCCGGCCATCGGGGCGCAGTGGTCGTTCGAGGTTGTCGACATGGACAGGAGGCTCGTCTATTTCAAGGACCTGTCCCAAGGCAATATCACATCATGGCTGTGGGATTTCGATGACGGCACCACATCGAACGAGCAGAACCCGGTTCACCAGTATGAAAAAGCAGGCGATTTCGTGGTCGTCCTCACCGTGGAAGGCCCCGCAGGCAAGGCGCAGCGGATAAAAGTCCGGAGCGTGGCGGTGCGATAA
- a CDS encoding FAD-dependent oxidoreductase yields MKIIAATNSISMPVSSGGRYDVIVIGGGVSGSMAAIAAARHGARTLVVEQHGFMGGALTAMGVGPMMSFHNGAGKQLVRGIPQELIDRLGAHDASPGHIPDSITYCSTVTPFESECLKIELETMLGEAGGSILYHSLFAGATVTNDRIGSVTICNKSGLSLFEAAVFVDATGDADLAYNAGVPCVKGRTSDGATQPMTMNLKVGNVDTVAVRAYAESHPEDFHFTFGARKGLERLKRTPRLSLAGYLSEWEAAKASGEITIPRELVLFFETAVPGTVIVNTSRIQGLDPTSPEDVSRAETTGRNQCMELFHFLRRRCPGFEDAVNLGTSVHIGVRESRHIEGLYVVSADDLVNERTFPDPVAIGGYPIDIHSPDKAETRTTHLRPEASYSIPMRAMLAEKPRNLVVVGRAIGATHEASAALRVSPIAMAIGQAGGTLATLSVKRGIDPNVFDYGSVREALLEDDVLLP; encoded by the coding sequence ATGAAAATCATAGCCGCAACGAACAGCATATCAATGCCTGTCAGCTCCGGCGGCCGGTATGATGTCATCGTCATCGGCGGCGGAGTTTCGGGTTCCATGGCTGCGATCGCGGCAGCCCGCCACGGCGCAAGGACGCTCGTCGTCGAACAGCATGGGTTCATGGGCGGCGCGCTTACCGCCATGGGCGTCGGCCCTATGATGAGCTTCCACAACGGCGCCGGGAAACAGCTTGTCAGGGGCATTCCCCAGGAGCTCATCGACCGTCTGGGCGCACATGACGCCAGCCCCGGACACATACCCGACAGCATCACCTACTGCAGCACGGTGACCCCGTTCGAGAGCGAATGTCTTAAAATCGAGCTTGAAACCATGCTCGGAGAAGCGGGCGGCAGCATCCTCTACCACTCCCTGTTCGCCGGAGCAACCGTGACCAACGACCGGATAGGGTCGGTGACAATCTGCAACAAATCGGGGCTGAGCCTTTTCGAAGCAGCCGTATTCGTGGATGCCACGGGCGACGCCGATCTTGCCTACAATGCCGGTGTCCCCTGCGTGAAGGGCAGAACATCGGACGGCGCGACACAGCCCATGACCATGAATCTCAAGGTGGGCAATGTCGATACCGTCGCGGTACGGGCTTATGCGGAAAGCCATCCCGAGGATTTTCACTTCACCTTCGGCGCCCGTAAGGGACTGGAACGATTGAAACGGACGCCCCGGCTGAGTCTGGCGGGATATCTCTCCGAATGGGAAGCGGCTAAGGCAAGCGGCGAAATCACCATTCCCCGCGAGCTCGTGCTCTTTTTCGAGACCGCCGTTCCCGGCACGGTCATAGTCAACACCTCCCGCATCCAGGGTCTCGATCCGACAAGCCCGGAGGATGTCAGCCGCGCGGAAACGACCGGACGGAATCAGTGCATGGAGCTGTTTCACTTTCTCAGACGCAGATGCCCGGGGTTCGAAGATGCAGTCAACCTCGGAACATCGGTCCATATCGGCGTCCGGGAATCCCGTCACATCGAGGGGCTCTATGTCGTTTCAGCCGATGACCTCGTCAACGAGCGGACGTTCCCCGACCCTGTCGCCATTGGAGGATATCCGATAGATATCCATTCACCCGACAAGGCTGAAACGCGAACGACACATCTGCGGCCCGAAGCTTCCTATTCGATTCCCATGCGCGCCATGCTCGCGGAAAAACCGCGGAACCTCGTCGTTGTCGGGCGGGCTATAGGCGCTACGCACGAAGCCTCCGCGGCGCTGCGGGTTTCACCAATCGCCATGGCTATCGGTCAGGCGGGGGGAACGCTTGCGACGCTTTCAGTCAAACGCGGAATCGACCCGAATGTATTCGATTATGGCTCGGTGAGGGAAGCGCTGCTGGAGGATGACGTGCTGCTTCCGTGA
- a CDS encoding ABC transporter ATP-binding protein, with product MTVPDIELKDVRFSYNGEAVLKDINLSVDRNDFLAVIGPNGGGKTTLLKLILGIHAPDRGIIRVFGDEPARAATRIGYVAQDTSFNREFPITVLDVTLMGRLAHNTSLRRFTREDVKIAQRALETVDIAEYSGKRIGTLSSGQRQRVFIARALATESDILILDEPTASIDMEGQSKIYEILKELNRSMTIIVVSHDYALTLGFAKTVAHVNRTLHVHKSLDFTPEMIKKLSESSLRHICPVELITQGYFRMGNHVQEEKNVD from the coding sequence ATGACCGTACCCGATATCGAATTGAAGGATGTCCGGTTTTCATACAACGGTGAAGCGGTTTTAAAGGACATAAATCTATCCGTCGACCGTAACGACTTTCTTGCCGTTATCGGGCCGAACGGCGGCGGAAAAACGACCCTTCTCAAGCTCATACTCGGCATCCATGCCCCCGACCGCGGGATCATTCGTGTATTCGGCGATGAGCCCGCCAGGGCTGCAACCCGTATCGGGTATGTGGCGCAGGATACCTCGTTCAACAGGGAATTTCCGATTACAGTGCTCGATGTAACCCTCATGGGAAGGCTGGCGCACAATACATCCCTTCGCCGTTTTACCCGTGAGGATGTGAAGATAGCCCAAAGAGCGCTGGAGACGGTCGATATAGCCGAATATTCCGGAAAGCGCATCGGTACCCTTTCGAGCGGGCAGCGTCAGCGGGTTTTTATTGCACGGGCGCTGGCGACCGAATCAGATATCCTTATTCTCGACGAGCCCACCGCGAGCATCGACATGGAAGGGCAGTCGAAGATATATGAAATACTGAAGGAATTGAACCGGTCCATGACCATCATCGTTGTCAGCCATGACTATGCGCTCACACTCGGATTCGCCAAGACGGTGGCCCATGTAAACAGGACGCTCCATGTCCACAAATCACTCGATTTCACCCCCGAGATGATCAAAAAGCTGTCGGAATCTTCGCTGAGGCACATCTGCCCTGTCGAGCTCATCACCCAGGGATATTTCCGCATGGGGAACCATGTTCAGGAGGAGAAGAACGTTGATTGA
- a CDS encoding transcriptional repressor, with protein sequence MNGTETKHLLRNRNIRATAKKVAILRAIIESGRPVNADELHARVSEVIPLDLATVYRTLAVFHKSGLIREISDPTGVLYVEAAMSGYPVHPHFRCLKCMKLYCLRECSCDEAVSVRQVDEGFDVQEISVTLSGICKQCNRREP encoded by the coding sequence ATGAACGGTACCGAGACAAAACACCTGTTGAGAAACAGGAATATCCGTGCAACGGCGAAAAAGGTCGCTATTCTCCGGGCAATAATCGAAAGCGGGCGCCCGGTCAATGCGGACGAGCTCCACGCCCGTGTTTCGGAGGTTATCCCTCTCGACCTTGCCACCGTATATCGAACGCTCGCGGTGTTCCATAAGTCCGGGCTCATCCGTGAAATCAGCGATCCCACCGGCGTGCTGTATGTCGAGGCTGCGATGAGCGGTTATCCCGTTCATCCGCATTTCAGGTGTCTGAAATGCATGAAACTGTACTGCCTTCGTGAATGCTCGTGCGATGAAGCGGTTTCGGTTCGGCAGGTTGATGAGGGGTTTGACGTTCAGGAGATTTCGGTCACATTGAGCGGTATTTGTAAGCAGTGCAACCGGAGGGAACCGTGA
- a CDS encoding metal ABC transporter permease, producing MIEALQFEFMRNAVIAGLLISVACGIIGALVVVNRMVFISGGIAHAAYGGIGLAFFFRLPPLLGASLFSVVIAMIIGALTFKNRHRSDTIIGVLWAAGMALGIILIDLTPGYAVDLMSYLFGSILTIPAVDLWLLLALDAVILLAVIFYYRDFLALSYDEQFASLRGVPVKILYFALLVLASLTIVMTIRLVGLILVIALLTIPTYMAEKMAKSLGSMMVYSAILSAVFTLSGLWVSYTLNITSGAAIIMVATVAFFISYGIESLKN from the coding sequence TTGATTGAGGCGCTTCAGTTCGAGTTCATGCGGAACGCGGTCATTGCGGGGCTTCTCATCAGTGTGGCATGCGGCATTATCGGCGCGCTCGTTGTGGTGAACCGCATGGTGTTCATATCCGGGGGCATTGCACATGCCGCGTACGGCGGTATCGGGCTGGCGTTCTTTTTCCGATTGCCTCCGCTCCTTGGTGCGAGCCTGTTTTCGGTCGTCATAGCAATGATTATCGGCGCGCTGACCTTCAAAAACCGTCACCGCTCGGATACGATCATCGGCGTTCTGTGGGCTGCCGGTATGGCGCTCGGCATAATTCTCATCGATCTCACTCCGGGGTACGCAGTAGACCTCATGAGCTATCTGTTCGGGAGCATTCTGACGATTCCCGCCGTCGACCTATGGCTCCTGCTTGCGCTCGATGCAGTGATACTCCTCGCCGTGATCTTTTATTACCGCGACTTTCTCGCCCTCTCGTACGATGAGCAGTTCGCCTCGCTCCGGGGAGTTCCGGTGAAAATACTCTACTTTGCCCTTCTCGTTCTCGCCTCGCTCACCATTGTCATGACCATACGGCTTGTCGGGCTGATTCTCGTTATCGCGCTGCTCACCATCCCGACCTATATGGCGGAAAAAATGGCGAAATCGCTCGGAAGCATGATGGTGTATTCGGCGATATTGAGCGCCGTGTTCACCCTCTCCGGGCTCTGGGTTTCCTATACGCTCAATATTACATCCGGAGCAGCGATCATCATGGTCGCAACTGTTGCATTTTTCATCAGTTATGGGATCGAATCATTGAAAAATTGA
- a CDS encoding zinc ABC transporter substrate-binding protein, producing the protein MRSVVSNVRIYAVILPVLMALSGSWSWAETPVQVTVSILPQKYFVEKIGGDRVKVAVMVPPGAEPHAFEPKPQQLIALSNSRIYFAAGMSFEQSWLDRFKAVNSTMRIVHTDDGIDKIPMDTGDKNEREEHSGHDDLYDPHVWLSPPLVRKQAEHIYTALVSADPGNREFYTDNYNRFLGELDDLDRYLKERLSVGSGHTRFMVFHPSWGYFARAYGLEQIPVEIGGKEPKPADLVRLIDTAKRLGIKVVFVQPQFSDRNARTIADAIGGKVIYADPLAENWEQNLKDVAEKMSAALR; encoded by the coding sequence GTGAGAAGTGTCGTTTCGAATGTTCGGATTTACGCTGTGATTCTGCCCGTTCTGATGGCGCTGTCCGGTTCATGGTCATGGGCGGAGACACCGGTTCAGGTTACGGTCAGTATTCTGCCGCAGAAATATTTCGTCGAAAAAATCGGCGGCGACCGTGTGAAAGTCGCCGTCATGGTGCCGCCCGGAGCGGAGCCGCATGCGTTCGAGCCGAAACCACAGCAGCTCATCGCTCTCTCGAATTCGAGGATTTATTTCGCGGCAGGTATGTCCTTCGAACAGTCATGGCTCGACCGTTTCAAGGCCGTAAACTCCACGATGCGTATCGTTCATACGGATGACGGGATCGATAAAATCCCCATGGATACGGGAGATAAAAACGAACGGGAGGAACATTCGGGTCACGATGACCTGTACGATCCCCATGTATGGCTTTCGCCGCCGCTCGTCAGAAAACAGGCTGAGCACATCTATACCGCTCTTGTTTCCGCCGATCCCGGAAACAGGGAGTTTTACACCGATAATTACAACCGTTTCCTCGGGGAGCTGGACGACCTCGACAGGTATCTGAAAGAAAGGCTTTCGGTCGGGAGCGGACATACGCGGTTCATGGTGTTCCACCCCTCATGGGGATATTTTGCCCGTGCGTACGGCCTCGAACAGATACCGGTCGAAATCGGGGGAAAGGAGCCCAAACCGGCTGATCTCGTCCGGTTGATCGATACGGCGAAACGGCTCGGTATAAAAGTCGTGTTTGTGCAGCCGCAGTTTTCGGACAGGAACGCACGGACGATTGCCGATGCCATCGGCGGGAAGGTGATTTATGCCGATCCCCTCGCGGAGAACTGGGAGCAGAACCTGAAGGATGTCGCGGAGAAAATGAGCGCCGCGCTGAGGTGA